In [Clostridium] cellulosi, one genomic interval encodes:
- a CDS encoding family 2 glycosyl transferase (High confidence in function and specificity), which produces MDNFPSVSIVIVNLNGKHHLHDCFQSIQRLNYPKDKIEVILVDNGSTDGSVEYVSKKFSWVKLICNSKNEGFAKPSNDGARAAKGEYVAFLNNDMRVQRNWLIELIKSLRENNAQCAGSVILNWNGKLLDFAGGGINFQGFGFQHDFQRPMSEMGPKLTKDRELFFACGGAMIVERKMFLFAGGFDEDYFAYYEDVDLGWRLRVLGCKIVLSVKSRVYHKHNSTSNTLPRERIQYLFERNKLYTCYKNYGDELFYKVFFPSLLLEIREIYLGSKIDGFNYNIKNPMPFEKEPVKIGHYSAMKLSALNEFIQNIRKVDKKRAFIQANRKVQDEEIIKLMGDPFLVFPKDTAGFLSSEYEIIKTFGIDKLLKKDYKCKILLISNDTIGEKMAGTGIRYWEIAKALSKNENFEVSLGCPNECDIEHDGINIVTYSQQEPERLLQAAKEATIVMFMGFVLEAIPDLRPIVDKKYVIIDIYDPFVIEGLEVFRNEDYYTKNLRHREASASLEYQLKLGDFFVCANEKQKDYWLGMLSQLGRVNPELYAADRSCNKLIGIVPFGIPDEPPKHTKNVLKGVWPGINKDDKVLIWGGGVWNWFDPLTLIKAVSLISKERSDIKLFFMGVKHPNPAVDQMEMLNKAVELAHKLDVYDKYVFFNFNWVDYNDRQNYLLEADIGVSNHFNTLETRFSFRTRILDYLWANLPIICTEGDHFAELVEEERLGAVVPYEDEEALARAIIDLIDNKEKYNKSKENAARIAEKFKWSKVTEPIVSFCREPVHFSSREGLYAKAHEGEEEPRAIERPVRKGSVQDKLNIIESQQREILRMLRTDSRRIKEIHDNTDEIKDWTYLMNERFIKLKTKIGRFRLLRRFIK; this is translated from the coding sequence CGTTAATTTAAATGGAAAACATCACTTGCACGATTGTTTTCAATCGATCCAGCGGCTGAACTATCCGAAAGACAAAATTGAGGTAATTTTGGTTGACAACGGTTCGACGGACGGCTCGGTCGAATATGTAAGCAAGAAGTTCAGTTGGGTAAAGCTTATCTGCAACAGCAAGAATGAAGGCTTTGCAAAGCCCAGCAATGACGGCGCGCGCGCGGCAAAGGGCGAATATGTCGCTTTTCTCAACAACGATATGCGCGTTCAGCGGAACTGGCTTATTGAGCTTATAAAGTCGCTGCGTGAAAACAACGCACAATGTGCCGGTTCAGTAATACTCAACTGGAACGGCAAGCTTTTGGATTTTGCTGGCGGTGGGATAAACTTTCAGGGATTCGGCTTTCAGCACGATTTCCAGCGCCCGATGTCGGAGATGGGGCCGAAGCTGACAAAAGACAGGGAGCTGTTTTTTGCGTGCGGCGGCGCGATGATTGTTGAGCGCAAGATGTTTTTATTTGCCGGCGGCTTTGACGAGGACTACTTTGCTTATTATGAAGACGTCGACCTCGGCTGGCGCCTTAGGGTGCTGGGCTGCAAAATCGTGCTGTCAGTAAAATCCCGCGTCTACCACAAGCACAACAGCACCTCAAATACGCTGCCTCGCGAGCGTATTCAGTATCTATTTGAGCGCAACAAATTATATACCTGCTATAAGAACTACGGCGACGAGCTGTTCTATAAAGTGTTTTTCCCGTCCCTTTTGCTCGAGATACGTGAAATTTATCTCGGCAGCAAAATAGACGGATTCAATTACAATATCAAAAATCCGATGCCCTTTGAGAAAGAACCGGTTAAGATTGGCCATTATTCTGCCATGAAGCTGAGCGCTCTCAATGAATTTATCCAGAACATCAGGAAGGTGGATAAAAAGCGCGCGTTCATTCAGGCCAACCGGAAAGTACAGGACGAAGAAATAATCAAGCTGATGGGCGACCCGTTCCTTGTCTTCCCGAAGGATACGGCGGGATTCTTAAGCTCTGAATATGAGATAATCAAGACATTCGGCATTGATAAGCTGCTCAAAAAGGATTACAAGTGCAAGATACTGCTGATTTCCAATGATACTATCGGCGAGAAGATGGCCGGCACTGGTATCAGGTATTGGGAGATTGCTAAGGCGCTGTCAAAGAATGAGAATTTTGAGGTCTCTCTCGGCTGCCCGAACGAATGTGACATAGAGCATGACGGCATCAATATAGTCACATACAGCCAGCAGGAACCTGAAAGGCTGCTTCAGGCCGCAAAAGAAGCCACGATTGTCATGTTTATGGGATTTGTACTTGAAGCGATACCTGATTTAAGGCCAATCGTCGATAAAAAATATGTAATAATAGATATCTATGACCCGTTTGTCATAGAAGGCCTTGAAGTCTTCAGAAATGAGGATTATTATACAAAAAATCTGCGCCACAGAGAAGCGTCGGCCTCACTCGAATATCAGTTGAAACTCGGGGATTTCTTCGTCTGTGCCAACGAAAAGCAAAAGGATTACTGGCTGGGCATGCTCTCACAGCTGGGCAGGGTAAACCCGGAACTGTATGCGGCTGACCGAAGTTGCAATAAACTTATCGGCATAGTCCCCTTTGGAATTCCCGACGAGCCTCCAAAGCACACTAAAAACGTCCTAAAGGGTGTATGGCCCGGAATCAATAAGGACGACAAGGTGCTGATTTGGGGCGGCGGCGTCTGGAACTGGTTTGACCCACTGACGCTTATAAAAGCGGTGAGCCTGATTTCAAAAGAGCGCAGCGATATTAAACTGTTCTTCATGGGCGTAAAGCACCCCAATCCCGCCGTTGACCAGATGGAAATGCTCAATAAGGCGGTTGAGCTTGCCCATAAGTTAGATGTATATGACAAATATGTATTTTTCAATTTCAACTGGGTTGACTATAACGACAGGCAAAACTACCTGCTCGAAGCGGACATAGGCGTGTCCAATCACTTTAACACCCTCGAAACAAGGTTCTCGTTCAGGACACGGATACTTGATTACTTGTGGGCAAATCTCCCGATAATATGCACAGAGGGCGACCATTTCGCAGAGCTTGTGGAGGAAGAGAGGCTCGGCGCAGTTGTCCCCTATGAGGACGAAGAAGCGCTCGCCCGCGCAATCATTGATCTTATCGACAATAAGGAAAAATACAACAAAAGCAAAGAAAATGCGGCCCGCATCGCCGAAAAATTCAAGTGGAGCAAGGTTACCGAGCCTATCGTTTCATTCTGCCGCGAACCTGTGCACTTCTCTTCCCGCGAGGGATTATATGCCAAGGCCCATGAGGGTGAAGAAGAGCCCAGAGCCATCGAACGTCCGGTGCGCAAAGGCTCGGTTCAGGACAAGCTCAATATAATCGAAAGCCAGCAGCGGGAGATTTTGAGGATGCTGAGAACCGATTCGCGCCGCATCAAGGAGATTCATGACAATACCGATGAAATCAAGGATTGGACATATCTCATGAATGAAAGGTTTATTAAACTAAAGACGAAAATAGGGCGTTTCAGGTTGCTGCGCAGGTTTATAAAGTGA
- a CDS encoding group 1 glycosyl transferase (High confidence in function and specificity) — MRIVRKFVTAQRVLRKQGFGEVLGLAKDNIANLYNRASYLFISFAERSNAKLAVRVHRKPAKPRILYITSEFEAFHSQTARYRIDNFKKALRGKAETVSVLIDYKTSFDNLIKWADIVVLMRVTWVPKVDEIIEAAKRYGTPVVFDIDDLIFLPRYVENYCRVLGDMSEENIKLRAKEFAGFEKTFKLCDYATASTPYIAEQMKKEGKKAFVIHNALNRRQLKIAERAKRAADGVRAIGYLSGTKTHDKDFEIVLPAITRIMDEYPGVRLNVAGYLDFDMLPEQVREKTRIAPYMRWTRLMKFGAQNYINIAPLDVENPFCHAKSELKYFEAAAVFVPTVASAVDTYKRCIENGVNGILATTTDEWYTALKKLLDDKDFYNTVSKNAHDSALEHYSPDANAAEALAAYNAIIMDFRGA; from the coding sequence ATGAGGATAGTCAGAAAGTTTGTGACAGCCCAAAGGGTTTTGAGGAAACAAGGCTTTGGCGAGGTATTAGGGCTTGCAAAAGATAATATTGCCAATCTGTATAACAGGGCAAGCTATCTGTTTATCAGTTTTGCTGAGCGTTCCAACGCCAAGCTGGCAGTTAGGGTGCACCGTAAGCCGGCAAAACCCCGAATCCTCTATATAACGTCGGAATTTGAAGCCTTCCATTCCCAGACAGCGAGATATCGGATAGATAATTTTAAAAAGGCTCTTCGGGGAAAAGCCGAGACCGTATCAGTGCTTATAGATTATAAGACATCTTTTGATAATCTGATAAAATGGGCCGATATCGTGGTGCTCATGCGGGTAACATGGGTGCCTAAGGTCGATGAGATCATAGAGGCTGCAAAAAGGTATGGCACGCCCGTTGTCTTTGATATCGACGACCTTATTTTTCTGCCCCGGTATGTTGAAAATTATTGCCGCGTTCTCGGTGATATGTCCGAAGAAAATATAAAGCTGCGCGCAAAGGAATTTGCCGGGTTTGAAAAGACGTTTAAACTGTGCGATTACGCTACCGCCAGCACACCGTATATTGCGGAGCAGATGAAAAAAGAGGGCAAAAAAGCGTTTGTAATTCACAACGCGCTGAATCGGCGCCAGCTCAAGATTGCCGAACGGGCTAAAAGGGCAGCGGACGGCGTCAGGGCAATAGGATATCTGAGCGGTACCAAAACCCACGACAAGGATTTTGAGATAGTTCTTCCCGCAATAACGAGGATAATGGACGAATATCCTGGCGTCAGACTAAATGTCGCGGGCTACCTTGATTTTGACATGCTGCCTGAGCAGGTAAGGGAGAAAACGCGTATAGCGCCGTATATGCGGTGGACAAGGCTGATGAAATTCGGCGCCCAAAACTATATAAATATAGCGCCGCTCGATGTCGAGAACCCGTTTTGCCACGCTAAAAGCGAACTGAAATACTTTGAAGCGGCGGCGGTTTTTGTGCCGACAGTCGCTTCCGCAGTGGATACTTATAAGCGTTGTATTGAGAACGGCGTCAACGGGATACTTGCCACAACGACCGATGAGTGGTATACTGCTTTGAAAAAGCTGTTGGACGATAAAGATTTTTATAATACCGTATCGAAAAACGCCCATGACAGCGCGCTTGAACATTATTCGCCGGACGCGAATGCCGCAGAGGCGCTTGCCGCCTATAATGCGATAATCATGGACTTTCGGGGGGCGTAA
- the pyrB gene encoding Aspartate carbamoyltransferase (High confidence in function and specificity) codes for MALSHLIDLNDCTTSEWDELIRLAADIRMNPEDYLSRCRGKIMATLFYEPSTRTQMSFQAAMLRLGGQIIGFDNPINSSVAKGESLKDTIKIVSGYSDILVMRHPIEGAAKAASLYSNCPIINAGDGGHLHPTQTLTDLVTLSIEKDGLTGHTIGLCGDLRYGRTVHSLIKAMCKIGGNRFILISTPELTVPQYIKDVMDRSGCEYTEVNTLEECIGDLDVLYMTRIQRERFATPEEYEQQRGIYILDREKMKKAKKDLVVMHPLPRVDEIENEIDNDRRAAYFRQAVNGMYVRMALILKMIENNLKIEDTPKILDNNHTCHNPRCITQQEHYLPHYFKKDAAGNLACIYCDDKQR; via the coding sequence ATGGCTCTGAGTCATCTAATTGATCTTAACGATTGTACAACTTCGGAATGGGACGAGCTTATACGGCTTGCCGCAGATATAAGAATGAATCCAGAGGATTATCTTTCACGTTGCAGGGGAAAGATAATGGCAACTTTATTCTATGAGCCGAGTACGAGGACTCAGATGTCATTTCAGGCTGCCATGCTGCGTCTGGGCGGCCAGATTATCGGTTTTGACAATCCGATAAACTCATCGGTAGCAAAGGGAGAAAGCCTTAAAGATACCATTAAGATTGTCAGCGGCTATTCAGATATTTTGGTAATGCGCCACCCGATAGAAGGTGCCGCAAAAGCCGCGTCCCTTTACTCAAATTGCCCGATAATCAACGCGGGCGACGGGGGACACCTTCACCCGACCCAAACATTGACCGACCTTGTGACGCTTTCCATTGAAAAGGACGGCCTTACGGGACATACTATCGGCCTGTGCGGCGACCTGCGATACGGCAGGACTGTGCATTCGCTTATCAAGGCGATGTGCAAGATAGGCGGCAACAGGTTTATACTTATTTCTACCCCGGAGCTCACCGTACCCCAGTATATCAAGGATGTCATGGACAGGAGCGGCTGCGAGTATACCGAGGTTAATACACTTGAAGAGTGTATTGGCGACCTTGATGTTCTCTATATGACGAGAATTCAGCGCGAGCGTTTTGCGACGCCTGAAGAATACGAGCAGCAGCGCGGCATATACATACTTGACCGCGAGAAGATGAAAAAGGCGAAAAAAGACCTTGTCGTCATGCACCCGCTTCCGCGCGTCGATGAGATAGAGAATGAGATAGACAACGACCGCCGCGCGGCATATTTCAGACAGGCGGTAAACGGCATGTATGTCCGCATGGCGCTTATTCTAAAGATGATAGAAAATAATCTTAAAATAGAGGACACGCCCAAGATACTTGATAATAATCATACCTGTCACAATCCTCGCTGTATCACCCAGCAGGAACACTATCTGCCGCACTATTTCAAAAAGGACGCGGCGGGGAACCTTGCCTGCATTTATTGCGACGATAAGCAGCGTTAA
- the rlmI gene encoding Ribosomal RNA large subunit methyltransferase I (High confidence in function and specificity) has product MADSTCVILKRGEEKDIFSGHLWIYDNEVERIDGEVVPGQIVDVKANNGAHLGRGYINPKSKILVRLMTRGREKIDHEFIKARLVSAFKYRERLGLYKNERSAFRAVFGDADFLPALVVDKFADCVVIQTLSLGMERFKPDIVDVIREYYSPRCIYERNDVALREKEGLEQQKGVLYGEEPGIVEIEENGIRMLVDIADGQKTGYFLDQRENRAAIGPYCKDAEVLDCFCHTGGFALHAAKFGAKSVEAVDISDTALKMVEQNAALNGFKTITAKEANVFDLLNEYQMQGRMFDTIILDPPAFCKTKSALKGAYRGYKEINLRAMKLIRSGGFLVTCSCSHYMTPDLFMKMLQDAASDSRRSVRICEIRYQAKDHPISISADESLYLKYVALQII; this is encoded by the coding sequence ATGGCTGACTCAACTTGCGTAATTTTAAAGCGCGGGGAAGAAAAAGATATCTTTTCCGGCCATTTATGGATATATGACAACGAGGTTGAGCGAATTGACGGGGAGGTTGTTCCGGGTCAGATTGTTGATGTAAAGGCAAATAACGGCGCCCATCTCGGCCGAGGGTATATAAATCCTAAATCAAAGATTCTGGTAAGGCTCATGACCCGCGGGCGGGAAAAAATAGACCACGAGTTTATAAAGGCGAGGCTTGTAAGCGCTTTCAAATACCGCGAAAGGCTTGGCCTTTATAAAAACGAACGCTCGGCGTTCAGGGCTGTTTTCGGTGACGCAGATTTTCTTCCGGCGCTTGTGGTGGACAAATTTGCCGACTGCGTGGTTATCCAGACGCTGTCGCTCGGCATGGAGCGGTTCAAGCCGGATATCGTTGATGTGATACGGGAGTACTACTCGCCCCGCTGCATTTACGAAAGAAACGATGTGGCTCTGCGCGAAAAGGAGGGCCTTGAACAGCAAAAGGGCGTCCTGTACGGCGAAGAACCCGGAATCGTTGAGATAGAGGAAAACGGCATAAGGATGTTGGTAGACATAGCCGACGGGCAGAAGACGGGCTATTTCCTCGACCAGAGGGAGAACCGCGCCGCAATAGGGCCCTATTGCAAAGACGCAGAGGTTCTCGACTGCTTCTGCCATACGGGCGGATTTGCCCTCCACGCCGCTAAATTCGGAGCAAAATCGGTTGAAGCGGTTGACATCTCCGATACTGCTCTTAAAATGGTTGAACAGAACGCCGCTCTCAATGGTTTTAAAACTATAACGGCAAAAGAAGCGAATGTATTCGACCTTTTGAACGAATACCAGATGCAGGGGCGTATGTTTGATACGATAATACTCGACCCGCCGGCGTTCTGCAAAACAAAGTCGGCGCTCAAAGGCGCCTACCGCGGGTATAAAGAGATCAACCTGCGCGCCATGAAACTGATACGCTCGGGCGGATTTTTGGTTACATGCTCGTGTTCACACTATATGACGCCGGACTTGTTTATGAAGATGCTTCAAGACGCGGCGTCCGATTCAAGAAGAAGTGTCCGTATCTGCGAAATCCGTTATCAGGCAAAAGACCATCCCATTTCAATCAGCGCTGACGAATCGCTATACCTAAAATATGTAGCGTTACAGATAATATAA
- a CDS encoding hypothetical protein (High confidence in function and specificity): protein MSGIQFFIDVFLHLDKHLSAFMTQYGTPVYILLFLIIFCETGLVVTPFLPGDSLIFASGALAATGIMSWGALPMFIVAAITGNMLNYQIGRYLSDKVRSKQKIKFIKQEYLDRTQEFFDKHGGATIIITRFLPILRTFSPFVAGVGYMPYKRFLLYNAIGGISWAAVFFIIGVLFGNMLFVKNHFSIIVLAIIVISLIPAVVAFLKSKFASKK from the coding sequence ATGTCCGGCATTCAATTTTTTATTGACGTATTTCTGCATTTGGACAAGCACCTGAGTGCGTTCATGACCCAATACGGAACGCCCGTCTACATCCTCTTATTCCTTATCATCTTCTGCGAAACAGGACTCGTCGTTACGCCATTTTTGCCAGGCGATTCGCTCATATTCGCTTCAGGTGCACTTGCCGCCACCGGGATAATGAGCTGGGGCGCGCTCCCTATGTTCATAGTCGCTGCGATAACCGGCAACATGTTAAACTATCAGATAGGCCGATATTTAAGCGACAAGGTAAGAAGCAAACAAAAAATCAAGTTCATAAAGCAGGAATACCTCGACAGAACACAGGAGTTTTTTGATAAGCACGGCGGTGCGACTATTATTATAACACGTTTCCTGCCAATCCTGAGAACTTTTTCTCCGTTTGTAGCAGGCGTCGGCTATATGCCGTACAAGCGCTTTTTACTCTATAACGCAATCGGCGGAATATCTTGGGCAGCCGTATTCTTCATAATCGGTGTTCTGTTCGGCAATATGCTTTTCGTGAAAAACCACTTCAGCATTATAGTCCTTGCTATTATCGTTATATCTTTGATCCCGGCAGTTGTTGCTTTCCTTAAAAGCAAGTTTGCCTCCAAGAAATAA
- a CDS encoding polysaccharide biosynthesis protein (High confidence in function and specificity), whose translation MKKQSTTKNFAILGTASILVKVLAIVYLPFQTMILKEDGNSIVAKGYNIFTFLFSLSNAGLPNAISKLVAEQTAHKNFKAAQKILKCAFTVLILLGIAVALFMVIAAKPLADWMDEPRSYLMLLFLAPTLIFTSVSCALRGYFQGRQNMIPVAVSNVLEQILNSVFTVVFAYLLIRYGIEYGAAGTTVGTIIGAIGAAAFLCYLFFPVMGKQRRREIRNTDSSLPIPKSRDIYKEIAHYSFPAILNTVATCAASLIDSFVGTQRLKAIGYTGKEADTLFGIYSYQYNRLFTLAIAFSTALVTTMIPAIAEALALKNNKLTKHRISESYKSIYLITLPSIAGITFLAHPMIRLVFMHHDAGSDLVVFGTWTAIFMTIQYVQSGVLIAAGHPTAPSVNLIIGMSIKILCNYFLISIPALNIKGAIIGTAIGWIVAILLNQMVINRRFKFKVHFIRMLIKPTFASLIMGGACYLIFNLLNLIVSLFIKNVIVANDICVLITILAGVFIYFAIMVVIRGVKKNDIVRLPFGGKIYRMVTRVGFLRAKLEKS comes from the coding sequence ATGAAAAAACAGTCGACGACAAAGAATTTTGCAATTCTCGGAACAGCGAGTATCCTTGTCAAGGTGCTTGCCATTGTATATCTGCCTTTCCAGACGATGATACTCAAAGAAGATGGCAACAGTATCGTTGCGAAGGGATACAATATATTTACGTTTTTGTTTTCTCTTTCTAATGCCGGGCTTCCCAACGCCATCTCAAAACTTGTTGCCGAGCAGACGGCTCACAAAAACTTTAAGGCTGCCCAGAAGATTCTCAAATGCGCTTTCACAGTCTTAATACTACTCGGCATTGCCGTCGCGCTTTTTATGGTGATTGCGGCAAAGCCTTTGGCAGACTGGATGGATGAACCCCGTTCATACCTCATGCTGTTGTTTCTTGCGCCGACGCTCATTTTTACGTCCGTTTCATGCGCGCTGCGCGGTTATTTTCAGGGCCGGCAGAATATGATTCCAGTTGCCGTATCAAATGTCTTAGAGCAGATTTTAAATTCCGTATTCACGGTTGTTTTTGCTTACCTGTTGATAAGATACGGCATTGAATACGGTGCGGCCGGCACAACCGTGGGCACAATTATCGGCGCGATTGGTGCCGCTGCTTTTCTCTGCTATCTTTTCTTCCCGGTTATGGGAAAGCAGCGCAGACGCGAGATAAGGAATACAGACAGCAGCCTGCCAATCCCCAAAAGCCGCGACATTTACAAGGAAATTGCGCACTACAGCTTTCCTGCGATACTCAACACAGTGGCGACCTGTGCGGCGAGCCTGATTGATTCTTTTGTCGGGACTCAGAGACTAAAAGCAATCGGATATACTGGCAAAGAGGCGGATACACTTTTTGGCATCTATTCTTATCAGTACAACCGGCTTTTTACACTGGCAATAGCCTTTTCAACAGCCCTTGTGACGACGATGATACCGGCAATAGCCGAGGCATTGGCGCTTAAAAATAACAAACTTACAAAGCACAGGATAAGTGAAAGCTATAAGTCCATCTACCTTATAACGCTGCCCAGCATAGCGGGCATTACATTCTTGGCGCACCCGATGATAAGGCTTGTTTTTATGCACCATGATGCCGGCAGCGACCTTGTAGTATTCGGCACATGGACCGCCATTTTTATGACGATTCAGTATGTCCAATCCGGCGTGCTGATTGCCGCAGGGCACCCAACAGCGCCGTCGGTGAACCTTATAATCGGCATGTCTATAAAAATACTGTGCAACTACTTCTTAATTTCTATTCCGGCGCTCAATATAAAGGGAGCGATTATCGGCACGGCAATCGGCTGGATAGTTGCAATTCTCCTCAATCAGATGGTAATCAACAGGCGGTTTAAATTTAAGGTGCATTTCATACGCATGCTTATCAAACCGACATTTGCGTCGCTCATTATGGGCGGAGCCTGTTATCTGATATTTAACCTGCTCAATTTGATAGTCAGCCTCTTTATCAAAAATGTAATAGTCGCAAACGATATTTGTGTTTTAATTACTATCTTGGCTGGCGTCTTTATCTATTTCGCAATAATGGTTGTCATCCGCGGGGTAAAGAAAAACGATATTGTAAGACTGCCTTTTGGCGGGAAAATATATAGAATGGTTACAAGAGTAGGATTCTTGCGTGCGAAACTTGAAAAGTCATAA
- a CDS encoding peptidoglycan glycosyltransferase (High confidence in function and specificity), whose protein sequence is MQKRVIVLFFCVLLLFFAVDARILWISLSEKSVQTAAGHGRYTIKVDTGRGTIYDRNLSAIVNLGVKYVAIVAPGINSEEQIDALSSHVFDVSVLKTNIEKGLPFTITVDSPNINVSGVTVVNTRVRYSEEAIAPHIVGYIDSAGSGVTGIEKSFDKVLKDYSGSVTITYAVDAKRRALPGVTPTITKTGSTNGGVVLTIDRKIQQAAQAGADKYLKSGSVIVMDIRNGDILACVSEPEFSPLNVKAALNMSESPFVNKAFSAYNLGSVFKIAVSCAALESGISNGYKYTCSGVVDVSGRDFHCHKLEGHGLEDMSLAFANSCNPYFITIGLKTGADKLLEVSKKFGLGRQTVFAPGISTDSGSLPTSDELKAPAAAANFSMGEGNLMVTPVQVACMVSAVANGGLLPTPRLVKGIYDGNKMVTDYPGAVPDRVISTEIAEQVKSFMIRTVNEGTGLPAKPTYGGAGGKTATAETGWLKDGKTINHAWFAGFYPADSPRYAIVVMCENGSAGGTDAGPIFKYIADALAPTCGYPAVDQSDSSTDNK, encoded by the coding sequence ATGCAAAAGAGAGTAATCGTTCTGTTCTTTTGTGTCCTGCTCCTGTTTTTTGCCGTAGACGCGCGGATTTTATGGATATCGCTTAGTGAAAAAAGCGTTCAGACGGCAGCCGGTCACGGAAGATATACAATAAAGGTCGATACAGGCAGAGGAACCATCTATGACAGGAACCTTTCCGCGATTGTAAACCTCGGAGTAAAATATGTGGCTATAGTGGCCCCGGGGATAAACTCCGAGGAACAAATAGATGCCCTGTCGAGCCATGTCTTTGACGTTTCTGTTTTAAAAACCAACATTGAAAAAGGGCTGCCGTTTACTATCACTGTTGACAGCCCTAATATAAATGTTTCCGGGGTAACGGTGGTGAATACGCGCGTCCGCTATTCGGAAGAGGCGATAGCGCCGCACATTGTAGGTTATATCGACAGTGCCGGGAGCGGCGTTACGGGGATTGAGAAGTCATTCGACAAGGTTCTGAAGGATTATTCAGGAAGCGTCACTATCACCTACGCCGTTGATGCGAAGAGAAGAGCGCTGCCCGGCGTTACGCCGACGATTACGAAAACCGGCAGCACTAACGGCGGCGTTGTTCTGACAATCGACAGGAAGATTCAGCAGGCGGCCCAGGCGGGGGCAGATAAATATTTGAAATCCGGCTCTGTAATAGTAATGGACATAAGAAACGGCGATATTCTGGCCTGCGTAAGTGAACCGGAGTTTTCCCCGCTGAATGTAAAGGCTGCCCTCAATATGAGCGAATCGCCTTTTGTCAACAAGGCTTTTTCAGCCTATAACTTAGGGTCTGTATTTAAAATCGCCGTTTCCTGTGCAGCGCTTGAATCAGGAATATCTAATGGTTATAAATACACCTGTTCCGGGGTAGTTGACGTGTCAGGGCGTGACTTCCACTGCCACAAACTCGAGGGCCATGGCCTTGAAGACATGTCCCTTGCATTTGCAAATAGCTGCAACCCCTATTTTATAACCATCGGGCTTAAGACCGGAGCGGATAAACTGCTTGAGGTGTCTAAAAAATTCGGTTTAGGCCGGCAGACGGTATTTGCCCCGGGCATATCGACCGATTCAGGCTCTTTGCCGACTTCTGATGAACTAAAAGCGCCTGCTGCGGCCGCTAATTTTTCAATGGGCGAGGGAAACCTGATGGTGACGCCCGTTCAGGTAGCGTGCATGGTCTCGGCTGTCGCCAACGGAGGGCTATTGCCGACACCGCGGCTTGTAAAGGGTATCTATGACGGCAATAAGATGGTTACAGATTATCCGGGCGCTGTCCCCGACAGGGTGATTTCCACGGAAATTGCGGAGCAGGTAAAATCCTTCATGATACGGACAGTCAACGAGGGTACAGGGCTGCCGGCAAAACCTACTTACGGCGGTGCGGGAGGCAAAACGGCGACAGCCGAAACAGGCTGGCTCAAGGACGGCAAGACTATCAATCATGCGTGGTTTGCTGGATTTTACCCTGCCGATTCGCCGAGATACGCGATAGTCGTAATGTGCGAGAACGGAAGTGCCGGCGGTACTGACGCAGGACCTATTTTCAAATATATAGCGGATGCCCTTGCGCCTACATGCGGGTATCCGGCGGTTGACCAGAGCGATTCTTCTACAGACAATAAATAA